The Methanobrevibacter millerae genome window below encodes:
- a CDS encoding adhesin has translation MKNKGIIIALIFLLLLSCVSEVTAAKTVFLTSDNIIGQKEDVDMLNSIKNYIEGMSNGDIKVIVDSESPSPGEGTRAGESSADIKVVLAAADPGNFLLLAKYAVNTDRQIIFVNTGDFDLNNADTIRRAWDDNYSSKIFAGINSPGKFLNDAGIVYIQPLQEYPQAGPKGYLTEYNEDVNKYIAKKIVENVGNNDSDYYNNDLVITHKMYPEKMAKASHSLIESNDKTMNGTYASYTAPQILYMTSSYLNGNGLEAPKDYGQPTDPQEYSTFAKNSYSVYDYFKMGGIVKSFMDENGRAPNYIEYDGAKIGYYDLVYNFAKITQNHNDTSNMDFAREYHFDKVNESVLLTALPYVLAIVVIMLACVVFRRIRRK, from the coding sequence ATGAAAAATAAAGGAATAATAATCGCTCTGATATTTTTATTGCTTTTATCCTGTGTCAGTGAGGTAACAGCAGCAAAGACCGTGTTTTTAACATCAGATAACATTATAGGTCAAAAAGAGGATGTTGACATGTTGAACTCCATTAAAAATTACATAGAGGGGATGAGCAACGGCGATATTAAGGTGATTGTTGACAGCGAATCGCCAAGTCCTGGAGAGGGGACAAGGGCCGGTGAAAGCAGTGCAGATATAAAAGTGGTCCTTGCAGCGGCCGATCCAGGAAACTTCCTCCTGCTCGCCAAGTATGCCGTCAATACCGACAGGCAGATAATCTTTGTAAACACCGGAGACTTCGATTTGAATAATGCCGATACGATTAGAAGGGCCTGGGACGACAACTACTCCTCAAAAATATTTGCGGGAATAAATTCCCCAGGCAAATTCCTGAATGATGCAGGCATAGTCTATATTCAGCCACTGCAGGAGTACCCGCAAGCAGGACCCAAGGGCTACCTGACAGAATATAACGAGGATGTGAATAAATACATCGCAAAGAAAATAGTTGAAAATGTCGGTAATAACGATTCTGATTACTACAATAACGATTTGGTGATTACTCATAAGATGTATCCTGAAAAGATGGCCAAGGCAAGCCATTCATTAATCGAAAGCAATGACAAAACAATGAACGGAACATACGCTTCATATACGGCTCCACAGATACTGTACATGACAAGCTCCTATCTGAACGGCAATGGCCTCGAGGCCCCTAAGGATTACGGCCAGCCGACCGATCCGCAAGAATACTCAACATTTGCGAAAAACAGCTATTCCGTTTACGACTACTTCAAGATGGGAGGTATTGTGAAATCATTTATGGATGAGAACGGAAGGGCACCGAATTACATCGAATACGACGGTGCCAAAATCGGCTATTACGATTTAGTATACAATTTCGCCAAAATAACGCAAAATCACAACGATACATCAAATATGGATTTTGCAAGAGAATATCACTTCGACAAGGTTAACGAATCAGTGCTTTTAACCGCATTGCCATATGTTTTAGCAATAGTCGTTATAATGTTGGCCTGCGTTGTATTTAGAAGAATAAGGCGAAAGTAA
- the pyrH gene encoding UMP kinase: MKIVVAIGGSILLKDYDSTRFKQYSKILKDLTKEHEIFVVVGGGKPAREYIGVVRDLGAGEAQCDDIGIEVTRINAKLMLSALGDAAYQRVPHNFQEALEFSSSGKIIVMGGTEPAHSTDAVSAILAEYVHADKLINLTSVDGMYTKDPNKYDDAELVKEITATDLLDFLNGKDMKAGTYEFFDTTAVQMIKRSDLETVIANGFEPENLIKAVNGEDIGTRVINE; the protein is encoded by the coding sequence ATGAAAATTGTTGTTGCAATTGGCGGATCAATTCTATTGAAAGACTACGATAGTACAAGATTCAAACAATACAGTAAAATTTTAAAGGATTTAACCAAAGAACATGAAATATTTGTTGTAGTTGGCGGAGGAAAACCAGCCAGAGAATATATTGGCGTTGTACGTGACCTGGGAGCCGGCGAAGCTCAATGCGATGATATTGGAATTGAAGTTACAAGAATCAACGCCAAACTGATGTTATCAGCACTTGGAGACGCAGCCTACCAGAGAGTTCCACACAACTTCCAGGAAGCTTTGGAATTTTCATCAAGTGGAAAAATAATCGTTATGGGTGGAACAGAACCTGCACACAGTACTGATGCAGTATCTGCAATACTGGCAGAATACGTTCATGCAGACAAGCTCATTAATTTAACTTCAGTTGACGGAATGTATACCAAAGACCCTAACAAATACGATGATGCAGAGCTTGTTAAAGAAATTACCGCTACCGACCTTCTTGACTTTTTAAACGGCAAGGACATGAAAGCGGGAACCTATGAATTCTTCGATACTACTGCAGTTCAAATGATTAAAAGATCAGATTTGGAAACTGTAATAGCAAACGGTTTTGAGCCTGAAAATCTTATAAAAGCCGTTAACGGCGAAGATATAGGAACCAGAGTTATCAATGAATAA
- a CDS encoding MIP family channel protein gives MKRYICELIGTMVLVLFGCGSAAIAGAALGNLGIAMAFGLSIVAMAYVIGDISGCHINPAVSIGMWIDGRMELKDLVMYIIFQCIGAIIGTALLAILINSAPSLGGYMATGLGQNGFGAASSVGINLYGALITEIILTFVFVFTVLGVTRSEKTSAIAGIVIGLTLAFVHIMGIPLTGTSVNPARSLAPALFMGGVALQQVWVFIVAPVVGAIIAGLTHKTLYNEE, from the coding sequence ATGAAAAGATATATATGTGAATTAATTGGAACTATGGTTCTAGTATTATTCGGATGTGGAAGTGCGGCGATTGCCGGAGCTGCGCTCGGTAACTTGGGAATTGCGATGGCATTCGGTTTGTCCATTGTCGCAATGGCTTACGTTATTGGAGACATCTCAGGGTGCCACATCAATCCGGCAGTATCAATCGGAATGTGGATAGACGGAAGAATGGAATTGAAAGACCTGGTTATGTACATTATTTTCCAATGTATCGGAGCGATAATAGGTACTGCACTTCTTGCAATATTGATTAACAGTGCACCAAGCCTTGGAGGATACATGGCAACAGGATTGGGTCAAAACGGATTTGGCGCAGCTTCAAGCGTTGGAATTAACCTGTACGGCGCATTGATAACCGAAATCATTTTAACATTCGTATTTGTATTTACGGTTCTCGGAGTTACCAGAAGCGAAAAAACCAGCGCAATAGCCGGAATCGTTATCGGTTTAACCCTTGCATTCGTGCACATTATGGGAATCCCATTGACCGGAACCTCCGTTAACCCAGCACGTAGTTTAGCTCCTGCATTATTCATGGGAGGAGTTGCTCTCCAACAGGTTTGGGTATTCATTGTAGCCCCTGTTGTCGGTGCAATCATTGCCGGTTTAACTCACAAAACATTATACAATGAGGAATAA
- a CDS encoding TatD family hydrolase has product MDNLIDIGLNLMHSSFRKDRVEIIEEAKKAGVNKFIITGTNVHSSHMAREYASKYPDTLFSTSGVHPHDAKTCNGHTIFELEKIAKDDCVVAIGECGLDYNRNFSPQDMQRKWFEAQVELAEKIDMPLFLHEREAHEDLYKILSKYDVAHRSVVHCFTGTKEEAQNYVDLGCYIGVTGWICDMKRGRDLQEAVSVIPPEKLMIETDAPFLIPKNFDKKPKKNRNEPKYLPHILNTIAICMGIDAEELALQVTANTKDFFKIK; this is encoded by the coding sequence GTGGATAATCTTATCGATATCGGTTTGAATCTGATGCATTCCTCATTCAGAAAGGACAGGGTTGAAATAATCGAAGAGGCAAAGAAAGCAGGCGTCAATAAATTCATCATTACAGGTACGAACGTTCATTCAAGCCACATGGCCCGTGAATACGCATCAAAGTATCCTGACACGCTATTTTCAACCTCAGGAGTTCATCCCCATGATGCCAAAACCTGCAACGGACATACCATTTTCGAACTTGAAAAAATAGCCAAGGACGACTGCGTTGTAGCTATCGGCGAATGCGGCCTTGACTACAACAGAAACTTTTCCCCGCAGGATATGCAGAGAAAATGGTTTGAAGCACAGGTGGAACTTGCAGAAAAGATTGACATGCCCCTCTTTTTACATGAAAGGGAAGCTCATGAAGATTTATACAAAATATTAAGCAAATATGACGTTGCCCACAGGTCAGTTGTCCACTGCTTTACCGGGACAAAAGAGGAAGCCCAAAATTATGTTGATTTAGGCTGTTATATCGGAGTTACCGGATGGATTTGCGACATGAAAAGAGGAAGGGACCTGCAGGAAGCTGTCAGCGTGATTCCTCCAGAAAAACTTATGATAGAAACCGACGCTCCATTCCTGATACCTAAAAACTTTGATAAAAAACCTAAAAAGAATAGAAATGAACCTAAATATTTGCCTCATATATTAAATACAATTGCAATTTGCATGGGTATTGACGCAGAAGAGCTTGCGCTGCAGGTGACTGCAAATACCAAAGATTTCTTTAAAATAAAATGA